The sequence below is a genomic window from Sorangiineae bacterium MSr12523.
CAGGGCGTCCACGTAGCTCCGCGTGATCGTGGCGATACCGCTCATGCGCTGCACCAGATTGAGCGCCGTGCGTTCGCCCATGAGGATCGCGCGCGCGCGTCCCTGGACGGTCCACAGCTTGGTGCCCGGTTTGACGAGCTCCCCTTCCCGCACGCCGTCGAACACCTCGAGCAACGGGTGCACGCGCTGAAAGACGCGCCGAAACACCGGCCCGCCACAGACCACGAGCTCCTTGCGCGCCACAGCGTGCGCAACCGCATCGGCCTCGGCATCGATGCACGCCTCCGTCGTGAGATCTCCCGCCGCGAGATCTTCGTACAGAGCGATGTCTACGATTTTATCGAGCGCCACGCCGGGGAGTTCGAAGGACATAGGGTTTAGGGTCTAGGGTTTAGGGTTTAGGGGTTGAGAGAGAGCGGACGAGCCCGGCGAGCATTCGCTCCACTTCGTGGCAGCGCCCGATCAGTTCCTCGGACTGCTCATTCGTAAGGTAAGTCAGACGCGTGGCAAGTAGAAGCTGGGTCTCGAGCTCCGCTCCCGAGCCGGCGGCGATGCCCAAAAACCGAAGATAGTCAGCAGTCGTAGGTCGCTTGTGTCCTTCGGCGATGTTGTACACGACTTAACCAACTCTCCCCCCTAATCCCTAACCCCCAACCCCTAACCCCTACCACGTCTCGATGCGCCAGCCGCGGCGGCGGGCGATGCGGGAGAGGCGGGGGTCGGGGTTGACGATGACTTGCTCGGCGACGGCTTCGAGCAAGGGGAGATCCGTGTAGGAGTCGGTGTAGAAGATCGATTCTTCGAGGCGGAAGCCGAGGACCTCGGCGAGGCGGGTCGTACGGATTACCTTGCCGTGGCCGTAGGCCAAAGGCTCGATGGGGCGGCCGGTGAAGCAGCCGTCGGCGCCGACCTCGAGCTCGCTCGCGACGACATGCTCGATGCCCAGGCGCCGCGCGAGAGGGCGAGCCCCGTAGGGCGAACCGCCGGTGACGATGGCCACGATGTCGCCGCGGGCATGGTGCTCGGCCACGGCCGCGCGGCCGCGATCGCACACGTGCTCTTCCACATAGCGGCGAAACCAGTCGTCGCAGCGGGCGGCCATCACGATTTCGGGCATTCCGGCCAGCGTGCGCATGGCTTTGGCGGCCACTTGGGCCGCATCGATGACCCCCAAGGTGTACTGCGCAACCCAGAGAGACATGCGCGCGGCATCACGCCAGGTGGCCTCGCCGATGCTGCGTTGGTAGCGCACGTACAGGCTGGCGGTCTCTTTGCGCACCAGGGTGCGGTCCAAGTCGAACAGGGCGGCGCGGGGCATGTCAGTAGACTCCATAGCCTCGACCGAGCGCCATCGAAAACATATTGCACGTGGCGTGGAAGAGAATGCTCGCGCCGACGCCGCCGGTGCGGGCCCGGAGCCATCCGAACACCAGCGCGGGAAAGAAAACCGCCAGGCGCGGCGCCACGCGAATGGTAGCAAAGTGCCCGATGGCAAAAATGACGCTCGCCACCAAAAGCCCCGGCGTGACCTCCGCGCCGAAGATGCGCATGCGGTACGGCAGCGCATCGTCCAGCCGCGTCTGCAGGTAGCCGCGGTAGAAGGCCTCCTCGGGCAGCGCAATGATGAGAAGCTGCCCGAGCGCCTCGTTCAGGAAGCTGGCATCCACGTGCAGCTGGAAATGCTCACCTGCCCGCCACCACCAGCGCCATCCGAACCAAAATGGGACGAAGGTGAGCGCGGCAAAGGCGAGCGCCCAGCCGAGCGCGCGGGCGAACTCCCCGAGCAGACGCCGCACATCGAGCTTGCCCGGCAGCACCAAGCCCCCGAACGCGAGCCCGTAGTGCGCGACCTTCGCATCGTCGTGCGCGAGCACCAGCCACC
It includes:
- the mrtC gene encoding MrtC family glutamic-type intramembrane protease, giving the protein MQALVPERPRFDGRALLEALAVSLVVTVAVTLASSFLPDKYVASAVGFTFLGGAWWLVLAHDDAKVAHYGLAFGGLVLPGKLDVRRLLGEFARALGWALAFAALTFVPFWFGWRWWWRAGEHFQLHVDASFLNEALGQLLIIALPEEAFYRGYLQTRLDDALPYRMRIFGAEVTPGLLVASVIFAIGHFATIRVAPRLAVFFPALVFGWLRARTGGVGASILFHATCNMFSMALGRGYGVY
- a CDS encoding HAD-IB family hydrolase; protein product: MPRAALFDLDRTLVRKETASLYVRYQRSIGEATWRDAARMSLWVAQYTLGVIDAAQVAAKAMRTLAGMPEIVMAARCDDWFRRYVEEHVCDRGRAAVAEHHARGDIVAIVTGGSPYGARPLARRLGIEHVVASELEVGADGCFTGRPIEPLAYGHGKVIRTTRLAEVLGFRLEESIFYTDSYTDLPLLEAVAEQVIVNPDPRLSRIARRRGWRIETW